In Pantoea cypripedii, the following proteins share a genomic window:
- the araH gene encoding L-arabinose ABC transporter permease AraH — protein sequence MASSTTSNTPPAQRSGLQLGRIWDNFGMLVVFALLFIACTIFVPNFGSFINMKGLGLAMSMSGMVACGMLFCLASGDFDLSVASVIACAGVVTAVVINMTESLWIGVAAGLLLGMATGFVNGFVIARLKINALITTLATMQIVRGLAYIFSDGKAVGIEDERFFALGYANWFGLPAPIWLTIATMIVFGFLLNKTTFGRNTLAIGGNEEAARLAGVPVVRTRIIIFILSGLVSAAAGIILASRMTSGQPMTSLGYELIVISACVLGGVSLKGGIGKISYVVAGVLILGTVENAMNLLNISPFSQYVVRGLILLAAVIFDRYKQKNKAA from the coding sequence ATGGCTTCATCTACCACTTCTAATACGCCACCGGCGCAGCGCAGCGGCCTGCAACTGGGACGTATCTGGGATAACTTCGGCATGCTGGTGGTGTTCGCACTGCTGTTTATTGCCTGTACCATTTTTGTCCCCAACTTTGGCTCCTTTATCAATATGAAAGGGCTGGGGCTGGCGATGTCGATGTCGGGTATGGTGGCGTGCGGCATGCTGTTCTGTCTCGCCTCCGGGGATTTTGACCTGTCGGTTGCCTCGGTGATCGCCTGCGCAGGCGTGGTCACTGCGGTAGTGATCAATATGACCGAAAGCCTGTGGATTGGTGTAGCAGCGGGTCTGCTGCTGGGTATGGCGACCGGTTTTGTTAACGGATTCGTGATTGCCCGGCTGAAGATCAATGCGCTGATCACCACGCTGGCCACGATGCAGATTGTACGTGGTTTGGCGTATATCTTCTCCGACGGTAAGGCGGTGGGTATCGAAGATGAACGTTTCTTCGCCCTGGGTTATGCCAACTGGTTTGGCTTGCCAGCCCCGATCTGGCTGACTATCGCCACCATGATCGTGTTTGGTTTCCTGTTGAATAAAACCACCTTTGGCCGTAACACGCTGGCGATTGGTGGCAACGAGGAAGCGGCGCGTCTGGCCGGTGTGCCGGTGGTGCGTACCCGTATCATCATTTTTATCCTTTCCGGGTTAGTCTCGGCGGCGGCAGGCATCATTCTGGCATCGCGTATGACCAGCGGCCAGCCGATGACCTCGCTGGGCTACGAGTTGATCGTGATTTCTGCCTGCGTCCTGGGCGGGGTGTCTCTGAAAGGCGGTATCGGTAAAATTTCTTACGTGGTGGCCGGGGTATTAATCCTGGGTACGGTTGAGAATGCGATGAATCTCCTGAATATATCGCCTTTCTCACAGTATGTGGTGCGCGGTTTGATACTGTTAGCGGCGGTGATTTTTGACCGTTACAAACAGAAAAATAAAGCCGCCTGA
- the araC gene encoding arabinose operon transcriptional regulator AraC, producing MYHREPPVAQQNPLLPGYPFNAWLVAGLTPITADGPLDFFIDRPLGMKGYILNLTIKGEGRVFDGEQSFDCLPGDMLLFQPKTPHYYGRAADSPCWFHRWVYFRPRAYWTDWLQWQDESQGVGRLRLPEAQRAEFDRLFASIEQTHNSGRRFAEELAMNLLERLLLRAVEEDPRSHQQIRDPRVIEACQYVTNHLASEVKIEEVARHVCLSPSRLAHLFREQMGINLLRWREDQRVIRAKLLLQTTQEPIASVGREVGYDDQLYFSRVFRKRVGVSPSDFRRRSQDAQDALVAQESWQPARSAIS from the coding sequence ATGTACCACCGCGAACCCCCTGTGGCACAACAAAACCCGTTATTACCGGGTTACCCCTTTAATGCCTGGCTGGTGGCCGGGCTGACGCCGATTACCGCCGATGGCCCGCTCGATTTCTTTATCGACCGTCCGCTCGGCATGAAAGGTTATATCCTCAATCTGACCATTAAAGGCGAAGGTCGGGTGTTTGATGGCGAACAATCATTCGACTGCCTGCCTGGCGATATGCTGCTGTTTCAGCCGAAAACCCCGCACTACTATGGTCGCGCAGCGGATAGCCCGTGCTGGTTCCATCGCTGGGTCTATTTCCGCCCGCGTGCCTACTGGACGGACTGGCTGCAATGGCAGGACGAATCCCAGGGGGTGGGGCGTCTGCGTCTGCCGGAAGCGCAGCGTGCGGAATTTGATCGTTTGTTTGCCAGTATTGAACAGACGCACAATTCCGGACGGCGTTTTGCCGAAGAACTGGCAATGAACCTGCTGGAGCGACTGTTGCTGCGCGCGGTGGAAGAAGATCCGCGTAGCCATCAGCAAATCCGCGATCCGCGCGTGATTGAGGCCTGTCAGTACGTCACCAATCATCTGGCGAGTGAGGTGAAAATTGAGGAAGTGGCGCGCCATGTCTGTCTGTCACCCTCACGCCTGGCGCATTTGTTCCGCGAGCAGATGGGCATCAACCTGTTGCGCTGGCGTGAAGACCAGCGGGTGATCCGCGCCAAACTGCTGTTGCAGACCACCCAGGAGCCGATCGCCTCGGTAGGCCGCGAAGTCGGCTATGATGACCAACTGTATTTTTCACGCGTGTTCCGTAAACGCGTGGGTGTCAGCCCCAGTGATTTCCGCCGTCGCAGCCAGGATGCACAGGATGCGCTGGTGGCCCAGGAAAGCTGGCAACCTGCAAGGAGTGCGATCTCCTGA
- a CDS encoding oxidoreductase: MSDKLRVGLIGYGFASKTFHAPLIAGTPDVELAAVSSSDATKVHADWPSVQVVADPQTLLDDPTLHLIVIPTPNDTHFPLAKAALNAGKHVVVDKPFTVTLSQARELDALAKAKGLLLSVFHNRRWDSDFLTLKSLLADGSLGEVRYLESHFDRFRPEVRQRWREMKGPGSGIWFDLGPHVLDQALQLFGAPVAINVDMAELRTGAQTTDYFHATLTYPQRRVVLHASMLAAAESARFIVHGTRGSYVKFGLDPQEDRLKAGERPPKEEWGYDMRDGVLTLADGDVMVEKALLTLPGNYPAYYAAVRDAIAGTGANPVTAEEAIQVMELIELGLQSAEQRQTMSLK; the protein is encoded by the coding sequence ATGAGCGATAAACTTCGTGTCGGCCTGATAGGCTACGGATTTGCCAGCAAAACTTTCCATGCACCGTTGATCGCCGGTACGCCAGACGTTGAACTGGCGGCGGTTTCCAGCAGCGACGCCACAAAAGTGCACGCTGACTGGCCTTCGGTGCAGGTGGTTGCCGATCCTCAGACGCTGCTGGACGATCCGACTCTGCACCTGATTGTAATTCCTACCCCGAATGATACCCATTTCCCGTTAGCCAAAGCGGCGCTGAACGCAGGCAAGCATGTGGTGGTGGATAAACCTTTTACCGTCACCCTGTCGCAGGCGCGTGAACTGGATGCGCTGGCAAAAGCGAAAGGTCTGCTGCTGTCGGTATTCCATAACCGCCGCTGGGATAGCGATTTCCTGACGCTGAAGTCGCTACTGGCTGATGGCTCTCTCGGTGAAGTCCGTTATCTGGAGTCACACTTTGACCGCTTCCGCCCGGAAGTTCGTCAGCGCTGGCGTGAGATGAAAGGGCCGGGCAGCGGTATCTGGTTCGATCTGGGACCGCATGTGCTCGACCAGGCATTGCAGCTGTTCGGTGCGCCTGTTGCCATCAACGTCGATATGGCTGAACTGCGTACCGGTGCGCAAACCACCGATTATTTCCATGCCACGCTGACTTATCCGCAACGCCGTGTGGTGCTGCACGCCAGCATGCTGGCGGCGGCGGAGTCGGCGCGTTTTATCGTGCACGGCACGCGCGGCAGCTACGTGAAATTTGGTCTCGATCCCCAGGAAGACCGTCTGAAGGCGGGCGAACGTCCACCGAAAGAGGAGTGGGGTTACGACATGCGTGATGGTGTGCTGACGCTGGCCGATGGTGATGTGATGGTGGAAAAAGCCTTGCTGACGCTGCCAGGCAACTATCCGGCTTATTATGCGGCAGTGCGTGATGCTATTGCTGGCACTGGCGCGAATCCGGTCACAGCGGAAGAAGCGATTCAGGTGATGGAGCTGATTGAGCTGGGCCTGCAATCGGCAGAGCAACGCCAGACGATGTCGTTGAAATAA
- a CDS encoding glycoside hydrolase family 19 protein, producing MALSLLTVSMLVSFQLHAYDKYDTNKAYTGGEKVTWQGGDFEAQWYANPGETPNPTVTHSWENVWKKIGTAPDIDPEPTPDPEPTPPVPPETGPSDYPQYQPGKPYKMGEIVSNQGNDYQCQVANWCSGESSVYAPGEGWAWDSAWSLHGGASEPGLELSQKALDEHEAALTNTEQLIAVKKAIRTLSNNQVEQIKPGASNNPANVKRVEALVTAAKWDTFFPHRAPAYTYENFLKAVGKFPVLCADSDNGQDAEGICKKTLATMFAHFVQETGEHASESDVAQWQQGLHWVREMGLDETSYDKYTGATCNPDTWQGKAWPCAKDSQGNALSYFGRGAKQLSYNFNYGVFSQAMYGDVNVLLKQPHLVADTWLNLASAIFFYVQPQPPKPSMQAVMDGSWQPNAADKANGLVPGFGVTTQIINGGVECGGSVEIQQSLNRIEYYKAFAKQLGVSVPDSEVLGCKGMKQFSEESSAAMPLFWVKDDSYVAEHPGGKSYACKLVNWQENDFSALTKGDYTRCVKASFPDVVIKD from the coding sequence ATGGCATTGTCCCTGCTTACCGTCAGCATGTTGGTATCATTTCAACTCCATGCCTATGACAAATACGATACCAACAAAGCCTATACCGGCGGAGAGAAAGTCACCTGGCAGGGTGGGGATTTCGAGGCGCAATGGTATGCCAACCCAGGTGAAACACCGAACCCGACGGTCACCCACAGCTGGGAAAACGTCTGGAAAAAAATCGGCACGGCACCCGATATCGATCCCGAACCGACACCGGATCCTGAACCAACGCCGCCTGTTCCCCCTGAAACCGGGCCGTCTGACTATCCGCAATATCAGCCTGGCAAACCATACAAAATGGGCGAGATTGTCAGTAACCAGGGTAACGATTATCAATGTCAGGTCGCTAACTGGTGCAGTGGAGAATCTTCAGTCTATGCACCAGGTGAGGGCTGGGCATGGGATTCAGCATGGAGTCTGCACGGTGGCGCATCTGAACCGGGTCTGGAGCTGAGCCAAAAAGCGCTGGATGAACATGAAGCCGCCCTGACGAACACGGAACAACTGATTGCAGTAAAAAAAGCCATTCGCACACTGAGTAACAATCAGGTTGAGCAGATTAAGCCAGGCGCGTCAAACAATCCGGCCAACGTGAAGCGCGTAGAAGCGCTGGTGACAGCCGCTAAATGGGATACCTTCTTCCCGCACCGCGCTCCCGCTTACACCTATGAAAATTTCCTGAAGGCAGTCGGTAAATTCCCGGTGCTTTGTGCGGATAGCGACAATGGGCAGGATGCGGAAGGAATTTGTAAAAAGACGCTCGCCACCATGTTTGCGCACTTTGTGCAGGAAACCGGTGAGCATGCCAGCGAGAGTGACGTGGCGCAGTGGCAACAAGGATTGCATTGGGTCAGGGAAATGGGCCTTGACGAAACCAGTTATGATAAATATACCGGCGCAACCTGTAATCCTGACACCTGGCAGGGCAAAGCCTGGCCGTGTGCTAAAGACAGCCAGGGCAATGCGCTCAGTTATTTTGGACGCGGCGCTAAACAGTTAAGTTATAACTTCAACTACGGCGTTTTCTCACAAGCCATGTATGGTGATGTGAACGTGTTGTTGAAACAACCTCATCTGGTCGCTGACACCTGGCTCAACCTCGCCAGTGCGATATTTTTCTATGTGCAACCGCAACCACCTAAGCCCAGTATGCAGGCCGTGATGGATGGTAGCTGGCAGCCAAATGCGGCAGACAAGGCCAATGGACTGGTTCCCGGCTTTGGTGTGACCACCCAAATCATTAACGGGGGTGTCGAATGTGGTGGCAGCGTAGAAATCCAGCAGTCGCTCAACCGTATCGAGTATTACAAAGCCTTTGCCAAACAGCTGGGTGTATCCGTACCGGACAGTGAAGTGTTGGGTTGCAAGGGTATGAAACAATTCAGTGAAGAGAGTTCAGCGGCGATGCCTTTGTTCTGGGTGAAAGATGACAGCTATGTTGCCGAACACCCAGGCGGGAAGTCCTATGCATGCAAACTGGTTAACTGGCAGGAAAACGATTTCAGCGCGTTGACTAAGGGTGATTATACTCGTTGCGTTAAAGCGAGTTTCCCGGATGTGGTGATTAAGGATTAA
- the add gene encoding adenosine deaminase, which translates to MFDSKIPLTDIHRHLDGNIRAQTILDLGRQFNLSLPATSLDALRPHVQVTENEPDLVSFLQKLDWGVKVLGDLDACRRIALENVEDAARAGIHYAELRFSPGYMAMTHQLPIAGVVEAVIDGVRAGVQQYGVDVRLIGIMSRTFGEEACLRELEGLLAHRDGITAVDLAGDELGFPGSEFLSHFNRARDAGFRITVHAGEAAGPESIWQAIRELGAERIGHGVKAIEDRALMDFLAEQKIGIESCLTSNIQTSTVASFASHPLKAFLNHGILATINTDDPAVQGIELAHEYQVAAPQAGLSVAEMRQAQENGVTIAFLTEAEKAALRARVAG; encoded by the coding sequence ATGTTTGATTCCAAAATTCCTCTTACCGACATTCACCGCCACCTTGATGGCAACATCCGTGCGCAAACCATCCTCGATTTAGGTCGCCAGTTTAATCTCAGCCTACCTGCCACCAGCCTTGATGCGCTGCGTCCGCATGTGCAGGTCACGGAAAACGAGCCGGATCTGGTGAGCTTTCTGCAAAAACTGGATTGGGGGGTGAAGGTGCTGGGCGATCTTGATGCCTGCCGTCGTATTGCGCTGGAAAACGTCGAAGACGCTGCCCGTGCCGGGATCCATTACGCCGAACTGCGCTTTTCACCCGGCTATATGGCGATGACGCATCAGCTGCCGATTGCTGGTGTGGTGGAAGCGGTAATTGATGGCGTGCGCGCGGGTGTTCAGCAATACGGTGTGGATGTGCGCCTGATCGGCATCATGAGCCGTACTTTTGGCGAAGAAGCCTGTCTGCGTGAGCTGGAAGGTTTGCTGGCGCATCGTGATGGCATCACCGCGGTGGATCTGGCGGGTGACGAGCTGGGCTTCCCAGGCAGTGAATTCCTCAGCCACTTTAACCGCGCCCGCGATGCCGGTTTCCGTATTACCGTGCACGCCGGAGAAGCGGCAGGTCCGGAAAGCATCTGGCAGGCGATTCGTGAACTAGGGGCTGAGCGTATCGGTCATGGCGTGAAGGCGATTGAAGACCGTGCGCTGATGGATTTTCTTGCTGAGCAGAAGATCGGTATCGAATCCTGCCTGACGTCCAACATTCAGACCAGCACCGTGGCGTCCTTCGCCAGCCATCCGCTGAAAGCCTTCCTCAATCACGGCATTCTCGCCACCATCAACACCGATGATCCGGCCGTTCAGGGGATTGAACTGGCGCATGAATATCAGGTGGCGGCACCACAGGCCGGACTGAGCGTGGCGGAAATGCGCCAGGCGCAGGAAAATGGCGTGACCATTGCGTTTTTGACTGAAGCGGAGAAAGCGGCGTTACGCGCGCGCGTGGCGGGATAA
- a CDS encoding YdgA family protein: MKKTKVAVGVIVALGVIWTGAAWFTGKQLESHIDQMVQNANAQLNAYAPNSRLTLSYQDYQRGLFSSKARLVLQASSQTEDNPLLKPGQSIVLNTVIDHGPFPFSQLKRGVFLPSMASVHSELENTDAVKKLFELTNGKSLVSADTRVGYSGATDTALALLPADYQDAQNGVRLATNGGTLNISADEKGDNIGLQGDFSSIAFASKNEVNQPVLFTLNGLKVNGDTHLSPEGVRVGDQSIALDKLTASVNGQEGLTLEKMNGTSSFDNKDGKIGGQIDYQVGNISLQKQPFGEAKITMKLAQFDAQAVKAFSDTYNAQIQDLLSQPGLIDDPIRYQEGVHTILMNNLPTLLKGSPTLSIAPLSWKNDKGESTFNLNVGFNDPASVTGDVQTLSAAVDRVLKTLDGKLVINMPMATEVMRHVGLAEGYQGDDAQKLADQQVKGLAAMGQMFRLTQQQDDNITTSLQYANGQVTMNGDKLTLEQFLSRYMLGSQTSEGMPE, encoded by the coding sequence ATGAAAAAGACCAAGGTTGCCGTAGGTGTGATTGTGGCTCTCGGGGTAATCTGGACCGGTGCCGCCTGGTTCACCGGCAAGCAACTGGAAAGCCATATCGATCAAATGGTGCAAAACGCCAATGCGCAGCTCAACGCTTACGCGCCGAACAGCCGCCTGACGCTTAGCTATCAGGATTACCAGCGCGGCCTGTTCAGCAGTAAAGCCCGACTGGTGTTGCAGGCCAGCTCGCAAACTGAAGACAACCCGCTGCTGAAGCCGGGTCAAAGCATTGTGCTGAACACCGTTATCGATCACGGTCCCTTCCCTTTTTCACAGTTAAAGCGCGGCGTTTTCCTCCCGAGTATGGCATCGGTACATAGCGAACTGGAAAACACCGATGCGGTGAAGAAACTGTTTGAGCTGACCAACGGTAAATCGCTGGTGAGTGCCGACACCCGCGTTGGTTACAGCGGTGCCACTGACACCGCCCTGGCGCTGCTGCCAGCCGATTATCAGGACGCGCAGAATGGCGTACGTCTGGCGACTAACGGCGGCACGCTGAATATCAGCGCCGATGAAAAAGGCGACAATATTGGTTTGCAGGGCGATTTTTCCAGTATCGCTTTCGCCAGCAAGAACGAAGTCAATCAGCCGGTGCTGTTTACCCTTAACGGCCTGAAGGTGAATGGCGACACCCATCTTAGCCCGGAAGGGGTACGCGTCGGCGATCAAAGCATTGCGCTGGATAAGCTGACAGCCAGTGTGAATGGTCAGGAAGGTCTGACGCTGGAGAAAATGAACGGGACTTCATCGTTCGACAATAAAGATGGCAAGATTGGCGGCCAGATTGACTATCAGGTCGGCAATATCAGCCTGCAAAAACAGCCGTTTGGCGAAGCAAAGATCACCATGAAACTGGCGCAGTTTGATGCCCAGGCAGTGAAAGCCTTCTCCGATACCTATAACGCGCAAATTCAGGATTTGCTGAGTCAGCCGGGGCTGATTGATGATCCGATCCGTTATCAGGAAGGCGTACATACCATCCTGATGAACAACCTGCCGACGCTGCTGAAAGGTTCACCGACCCTCAGCATCGCACCGCTCAGCTGGAAGAACGACAAAGGCGAAAGCACCTTTAACCTGAATGTCGGTTTTAACGATCCGGCCAGCGTAACCGGCGACGTGCAGACATTGAGCGCCGCAGTCGATCGCGTGCTGAAAACCCTGGATGGCAAGCTGGTGATCAATATGCCGATGGCGACGGAAGTGATGCGCCATGTTGGCCTGGCGGAAGGTTATCAGGGCGATGATGCGCAGAAACTGGCCGATCAACAGGTGAAAGGGCTGGCGGCGATGGGCCAGATGTTCCGTCTGACGCAGCAGCAGGATGACAACATCACTACCAGCCTGCAATACGCCAATGGCCAGGTCACCATGAACGGTGACAAACTGACGCTGGAGCAGTTCCTGTCGCGCTATATGCTGGGCAGCCAGACCAGCGAAGGCATGCCTGAATAA
- the manA gene encoding mannose-6-phosphate isomerase yields the protein MQKLNNSLQNYAWGSKTALTELYGIANPQGLPMAELWMGAHPKSPSTVEINGESRSLRDVIDADKTAMLGAAVADRFGELPFLFKVLCADQPLSIQVHPSKSAAEVGFARENAAGIPLSAAERNYKDANHKPELVYALTPFQAMNGFRELHEIVSLLEPVAGAHPQIAHFLENADEDNLAKLFATLLSLTGDAKSLAIGVLKSALNAREGEPWQTIKAISADYPDDSGLFSPLLLNVITLQPGEAMFLFAETPHAYLKGVALEVMANSDNVLRAGLTPKFIDIPELLANLKFHAKPAATLLTQPQQQGDALNFPIPVEDFAFAIHTLHAQPQELAQQSAALLFCIEGQAIIEKSGEQLVLQPGESCFIAASESPVTAAGTGRLARVFNALH from the coding sequence ATGCAAAAATTGAACAATTCGTTGCAAAACTACGCATGGGGCAGCAAAACCGCACTGACTGAACTCTACGGCATCGCTAACCCGCAGGGGTTGCCGATGGCGGAACTGTGGATGGGCGCACACCCGAAAAGCCCGTCCACCGTGGAGATCAATGGTGAAAGCCGTTCACTGCGTGACGTGATTGATGCCGACAAAACCGCCATGCTCGGTGCCGCTGTGGCGGATCGCTTCGGCGAACTGCCGTTTCTGTTTAAAGTGCTGTGCGCCGACCAGCCGTTATCCATTCAGGTCCATCCCAGCAAAAGCGCAGCTGAAGTGGGCTTCGCGCGTGAAAACGCTGCCGGGATTCCGCTGAGCGCCGCCGAGCGCAATTACAAAGATGCCAACCACAAACCCGAGCTGGTCTACGCCCTGACCCCCTTTCAGGCCATGAATGGCTTCCGCGAATTGCATGAAATCGTTTCGCTGCTGGAGCCGGTTGCCGGAGCGCATCCGCAGATTGCCCATTTTCTGGAAAATGCTGATGAAGACAATCTGGCCAAACTGTTCGCCACCCTGCTGTCACTGACCGGTGATGCGAAGTCGCTGGCGATTGGGGTGCTGAAATCGGCGCTGAACGCCCGTGAAGGCGAACCCTGGCAGACCATCAAAGCCATCTCTGCCGATTATCCTGACGACAGCGGCCTGTTCTCCCCGCTGCTGCTGAACGTGATTACCCTGCAACCGGGTGAAGCGATGTTCCTGTTTGCCGAAACTCCGCATGCTTATCTGAAGGGCGTGGCACTGGAAGTGATGGCGAACTCGGATAACGTGCTGCGCGCTGGCCTGACGCCGAAATTTATCGACATCCCTGAGCTGCTGGCAAACCTGAAATTCCACGCCAAACCCGCCGCTACGCTGCTGACTCAGCCGCAGCAACAGGGAGACGCCCTGAATTTCCCAATCCCGGTCGAGGATTTTGCTTTCGCCATTCATACCCTGCACGCTCAACCACAAGAGCTGGCGCAGCAAAGCGCCGCATTGCTGTTTTGCATCGAAGGCCAGGCAATCATTGAGAAATCAGGCGAGCAGCTGGTCTTACAGCCGGGTGAGTCCTGCTTTATCGCGGCCTCTGAGTCACCGGTCACCGCAGCAGGCACCGGCCGCCTGGCACGCGTGTTCAACGCCCTCCACTGA
- the fumC gene encoding class II fumarate hydratase, whose product MAAHRIEKDSMGPIEVPADKLWGAQTQRSLEHFRISTEKMPVALVHALALTKRAAAQVNRDLGLLPAERADAIMKAADEVLADKHSDEFPLAIWQTGSGTQTNMNMNEVLANRASEILGGERGMSRLVHPNDDVNKSQSSNDVFPTAMHVAAVIAVQEQLIPQLQVLKKTLNDKAIAFKDIVKIGRTHLQDATPLTLGQEISGWVAMLEHSLKHIEHSIPHLAELALGGTAVGTGLNTHPEYAVRVAKVLAELTKQPFVTAPNKFEALATCDALVHAHGALKGLASSLMKIANDVRWLSSGPRCGIGELSIPENEPGSSIMPGKVNPTQCEAVTMLSCQIFGNDVAVNVGGASGNFELNVYRPMIIHNFLQSIRLLADGMDSFNHHCATGIEPNRDRIEQLLNESLMLVTALNTHIGYDKAAEIAKKAHKEGLTLKGSALKLGYLTEEQFDAWVRPEDMVGSLKQ is encoded by the coding sequence ATGGCAGCCCATCGCATTGAAAAAGACTCAATGGGTCCGATCGAAGTTCCGGCAGATAAGTTATGGGGAGCGCAGACACAGCGCTCGCTGGAGCATTTCCGTATTTCGACCGAGAAAATGCCGGTCGCTCTGGTGCATGCGCTGGCGCTGACCAAGCGTGCCGCCGCTCAGGTTAACCGCGATCTGGGCCTGTTACCGGCAGAACGTGCCGATGCGATTATGAAGGCTGCTGACGAAGTGCTGGCCGATAAGCACAGCGACGAATTCCCGCTGGCGATCTGGCAGACGGGCTCCGGCACGCAAACCAACATGAATATGAACGAAGTCCTTGCCAACCGTGCCAGCGAAATTCTCGGCGGCGAGCGCGGCATGTCACGTCTGGTGCATCCGAACGACGATGTCAATAAAAGCCAGAGTTCCAATGATGTGTTCCCTACCGCCATGCATGTGGCCGCGGTTATCGCGGTGCAGGAACAGCTGATTCCGCAATTGCAGGTACTGAAAAAAACGCTAAACGATAAAGCCATTGCCTTTAAAGACATCGTCAAAATTGGCCGTACTCACCTGCAGGATGCCACGCCGCTGACGCTGGGGCAGGAGATTTCTGGCTGGGTGGCGATGCTGGAACATAGCCTCAAACATATCGAACACAGTATCCCGCATCTGGCGGAACTGGCGCTGGGCGGCACGGCGGTGGGCACTGGCCTCAACACCCATCCGGAATATGCGGTGCGTGTGGCTAAGGTGCTGGCGGAACTCACCAAACAACCGTTTGTGACGGCTCCGAATAAATTTGAAGCGCTGGCGACCTGCGATGCGCTGGTACACGCGCACGGTGCGCTGAAAGGTCTGGCGTCCTCGCTGATGAAGATTGCCAACGATGTGCGCTGGCTCTCTTCTGGCCCGCGTTGTGGTATTGGCGAGCTTTCTATCCCGGAAAATGAACCGGGCAGTTCCATTATGCCAGGTAAGGTCAACCCGACGCAGTGCGAAGCGGTGACCATGCTGAGCTGCCAGATTTTTGGCAATGATGTCGCCGTTAACGTAGGCGGCGCATCAGGTAACTTTGAACTGAACGTGTACCGTCCGATGATCATCCACAACTTCCTGCAATCCATTCGTCTGCTGGCTGACGGCATGGACAGCTTTAATCATCACTGTGCGACGGGCATTGAACCGAACCGCGATCGTATCGAGCAACTGCTGAACGAATCACTGATGCTGGTCACCGCGCTCAATACGCATATCGGTTATGACAAAGCGGCAGAAATCGCCAAAAAGGCCCATAAAGAAGGGCTGACGCTGAAGGGTTCGGCGCTGAAACTCGGCTATTTGACCGAAGAACAGTTCGATGCCTGGGTGCGACCGGAAGATATGGTCGGCAGCCTGAAGCAATAA
- the tus gene encoding DNA replication terminus site-binding protein, with protein sequence MARYDLISDLHACVNALEQNLAALRQQVEQQPLLIARVFSLPDIEKGHEHDEISRIKVTQHLGDVAREMALAHYCRLFMQHQSEKLSTKAAVRLPGAICIEADEASSDTITRLVAEINALKLRLEQLITVESGLPAEARFEFVHQHLRGLITLNAYRNVTLLDAPDSLRFGWANKNIIKNVKREEIIEQLERSLKANRAQAPWTREQWAEKVQQELETVRDLPLNARLKIKRPVKVQPVARVWRAEEKKQTQLACPSPLLVLCRDRSQVPVLGELLDYDADNVAHRYKPQAEPLHLIIPRLHLWCDRLA encoded by the coding sequence ATGGCTCGTTACGATTTGATTTCCGACCTGCATGCCTGCGTTAACGCGCTGGAGCAGAATTTAGCGGCGTTACGCCAACAGGTTGAGCAACAACCGCTGTTGATTGCCCGGGTGTTCAGTCTGCCTGATATTGAAAAAGGCCACGAACATGACGAGATTTCGCGTATCAAGGTGACCCAGCATCTGGGTGACGTGGCCCGCGAGATGGCGCTAGCCCACTACTGCCGGCTGTTTATGCAGCATCAGTCGGAGAAACTCAGTACCAAAGCCGCGGTGCGGCTGCCTGGTGCTATCTGCATTGAAGCCGATGAAGCCAGCAGCGACACCATCACCCGTTTAGTTGCGGAAATTAACGCACTCAAACTGCGGCTGGAGCAGCTGATCACCGTGGAATCTGGTTTGCCTGCCGAAGCGCGTTTCGAGTTTGTTCACCAGCATTTACGTGGATTGATTACCCTGAATGCTTACCGCAACGTGACTTTGCTGGACGCACCTGACAGCCTGCGCTTCGGCTGGGCCAATAAGAACATCATCAAGAACGTCAAACGTGAAGAGATTATCGAGCAACTGGAGCGCAGCCTGAAAGCCAACCGGGCGCAGGCCCCGTGGACGCGAGAGCAATGGGCAGAGAAAGTGCAGCAGGAACTGGAAACCGTGCGCGACCTCCCGCTTAACGCCAGGCTGAAAATCAAACGACCGGTGAAAGTCCAGCCCGTCGCGCGTGTCTGGCGTGCCGAGGAGAAGAAGCAAACTCAGCTCGCCTGTCCTTCCCCGCTGCTGGTGCTGTGTCGCGATCGCAGCCAGGTGCCGGTGCTGGGGGAATTACTGGATTATGATGCGGATAACGTGGCGCATCGCTATAAGCCACAGGCGGAACCTTTGCATTTGATCATTCCCCGTCTGCATTTGTGGTGTGATCGGCTGGCATAA